In one Diabrotica virgifera virgifera chromosome 7, PGI_DIABVI_V3a genomic region, the following are encoded:
- the LOC126887644 gene encoding uncharacterized protein LOC126887644 isoform X1, protein MYAITNCFVLILSCFVFLKIELRQSFTIIEMEQHTTRLKKCCVPGCTDSTSKRFRFPNPHDAMDMFLEWLKLIKTNRLSKYTPLRVYKNFCICSRHFKEEDRVPDVKSGRRGIIKGAIPRLFLPPQSKKCTSDYQDEENYLGYVRPSTSQQDRNMEQDRNARPSTSQQDLSSNMEQDRNARPSTSQQDIMERDIEETPAKKRFIDHDYAKSPTSQQDLSDNMDQDRNARPSTSQQDLSNNMEQDRNARPSTSQQDIMETDIEETPAKKRFIDHDYAKSPTYQQDLSDNMEQDRNARPSTSQQDLSDNMEQDRNAGGKQQGRKARRGILKSIQISRKQYLTPKKRKMYTKIVASSNRIHKLAYRLSSYQEKLQAAKRLSETVPFRKLAEQVNPLTYTFILSQIRTQQQKLKGRKFTIDEKVLALTLFKGSGKGYKLLSKIFSLPSKRTLTNLLNKIKLNPGINEIMFEMLQKSVHKMTPRDRHCVLMFDEMFLSTRLQYNQKEDKIEGLEDYGTERCPNFANYINVFMIKGIYKQWKQPICYTFSDGATKSRKLKNLIIDVIKQLQNIGLTVVATVCDQGGPNAAAVNLLIQESRTEYLRIGQDYQYFGFLVNGKEIVPLYDTPHLFKGLRNNLLNKDLHFELHGKKGIAKWDHIEQFYQLDASEPLRICPKLTDEHVLRNKIKKMKVKNCMQVFSHQVGSLMVKLVEWKAEVNLCSEVADTGRIILFLDELFDSLNSNQKTAPVSKPLKGGVTLTSNHDQFWKRSLTVLNKMKFFDRKKQKFVSVPSLKNLNFTIRGFLYLKNKLLKTNNNYLLLRAFQQDALENFFGLIRSYRATDNSVSVSDAITTFKALVINNFMSFHSPESNCEKDVSEGALDTLRFFLTGEVLPGCTPLVPDLNYSLPMSVSNVKKTRVGRCTVTYVAGYVAKKVLKKVSCEQCKYNMLFRDKKGDTEFIEARQYNMSNLTVPGNLLTHYVSEALAKLFYLIPRVCHMQPLHSILCEQLNKDKLLTFSVFNCKIHSNVGSNLCKFIVRLSVYMWCKSVNTILNGKDQKFINGIKSKSEYTKTDPIKLVAYRKYEKRRKQFFKDRS, encoded by the exons ATGTACGCCATTACAAATTGCTTTGTGTTGATTTtgtcttgttttgtttttttaaaaattgagCTAAGACAGAGTTTTACCATTATTGAAATGGAACAACATACAACAAGACTTAAAAAATGTTGCGTTCCTGGTTGCACCGATTCAACAAGCAAACGATTTCGTTTTCCAAATCCACATGATGCGATGGACATGTTTTTGGAATGGTTGAAACTAATCAAAACGAATCGATTAAGTAAGTATACACCACTACGTGTTTACAAGAATTTTTGTATTTGTTCTAggcattttaaagaagaagataggGTACCAGACGTGAAATCTGGAAGGAGAGGAATTATCAAAGGGGCCATCCCGCGCTTATTTTTACCGCCACAAAGTAAGAAATGTACCTCAGATTATCAGGATGAAGAAAATTATTTAGGTTATGTCAGGCCTTCTACTTCCCAGCAAGACAGAAATATGGAGCAAGACAGAAATGCCAGGCCTTCTACTTCCCAGCAAGATTTATCTAGTAATATGGAGCAAGACAGAAATGCCAGACCTTCTACTTCCCAGCAAGACATAATGGAAAGAGATATTGAGGAAACTCCAGCCAAAAAGAGGTTTATTGATCATg ATTATGCCAAGTCTCCTACTTCCCAGCAAGACCTATCTGATAATATGGACCAAGACAGAAATGCTAGGCCTTCTACTTCCCAGCAAGATTTATCTAATAATATGGAGCAAGACAGAAATGCCAGACCTTCTACTTCCCAGCAAGACATAATGGAAACAGATATTGAGGAAACTCCAGCCAAAAAGAGGTTTATTGATCATg ATTATGCCAAGTCTCCTACTTACCAGCAAGACCTATCTGATAATATGGAGCAAGACAGAAATGCCAGGCCTTCTACTTCCCAGCAAGACTTATCTGACAATATGGAGCAAGACAGAAATGCTGGTG GCAAACAGCAAGGCAGGAAGGCAAGGAGAGGCATTTTAAAAAGTATACAAATTTCAAGGAAGCAGTACTTAACACCAAAGAAAAGGAAAATGTATACAAAAATTGTTGCATCAAGTAATAGAATTCATAAGTTGGCATATAGATTATCAAGTTACCAAGAAAAATTACAGGCTGCTAAACGTTTATCAGAAACAGTACCATTTAGAAAATTGGCTGAGCAGGTTAATCCATTAACATATACATTTATTTTGTCTCAAATTCGTACCCAACAACAAAAACTGAAGGGAAGAAAATTTACCATAGATGAGAAGGTCCTGGCTCTAACACTATTTAAAGGAAGTGGAAAAGGGTACAAACTGCtgtcaaaaattttttctttGCCATCTAAAAGAACGTTGACAAATTTATTGAATAAGATTAAATTAAATCCTGGAATTAATGAGATCATGTTTGAGATGTTACAAAAGAGTGTCCACAAAATGACGCCAAGGGACCGGCACTGTGTATTAATGTTCGATGAAATGTTTTTGTCAACACGTCTACAATACAACCAAAAAGAAGATAAGATAGAGGGGTTAGAAGATTATGGTACTGAAAGGTGCCCAAATTTTGCCAACTATATAAATGTGTTTATGATTAAAGGTATTTACAAACAATGGAAGCAGCCAATCTGTTATACATTTAGTGATGGAGCTACAAAaagtagaaaattaaaaaacttgATAATCGACGTAATTAAACAACTGCAAAATATTGGATTAACTGTTGTAGCCACAGTATGCGACCAAGGAGGACCAAATGCAGCAGCAGTCAACTTATTAATTCAGGAATCCCGGACGGAATATTTAAGAATAGGACAAGACTATCAATATTTTGGATTTCTTGTTAATGGCAAAGAAATTGTTCCTCTCTATGATACCCCACACCTATTTAAAGGCTTGAGGAACAACTTATTAAACAAGGATCTACATTTCGAGCTTCATGGAAAGAAGGGTATTGCTAAATGGGACCACATAGAGCAATTCTACCAGCTGGATGCATCGGAGCCCTTAAGAATTTGCCCAAAATTAACAGACGAACATGTGTTGAGGAACAAAATCAAAAAGATGAAAGTGAAGAACTGCATGCAAGTCTTCAGTCACCAAGTTGGAAGTTTAATGGTGAAACTTGTAGAGTGGAAAGCTGAAGTGAATCTGTGTAGTGAAGTGGCAGATACAGGtcgtataattttatttttagatgAACTTTTTGATTCTTTGAATTCCAATCAGAAAACTGCTCCTGTAAGCAAACCTTTGAAAGGTGGTGTTACCTTAACATCAAACCATGATCAATTTTGGAAACGATCtttaactgttttaaacaaaATGAAATTCTTTGATAGAAAGAAACAGAAATTTGTTTCTGTACCAtcattaaaaaatttgaattttaccaTTCgtggatttttatatttaaagaacaaattattaaaaactaataataattacTTACTGTTAAGAGCATTTCAGCAAGATGCTTTAGAAAATTTTTTCGGGTTAATTAGAAGTTATAGAGCTACAGATAATTCAGTAAGTGTGTCAGATGCTATAACCACCTTCAAAGCTTtggttataaataattttatgtcTTTCCATTCACCTGAAAGCAATTGTGAAAAAGATGTTAGTGAGGGAGCACTAGACACCTTACGTTTTTTTTTAACTGGTGAGGTATTACCAGGTTGTACACCTTTAGTACCTGACCTTAATTATTCACTTCCTATGTCAGTTTCAAATGTTAAGAAAACTCGGGTGGGAAGGTGTACTGTAACTTATGTTGCAGGATATGTAGCAAAAAAAGTATTGAAGAAGGTTTCATGTGAGCAATGTAAATACAATATGTTATTTAGAGACAAGAAAGGAGATACAGAATTTATTGAAGCCAGGCaatataatatgtcaaatttaacaGTGCCTGGGAATTTGTTGACTCATTATGTATCTGAGGCCCTTGCAAAATTGTTTTACCTAATTCCAAGGGTCTGTCATATGCAACCTTTACACTCTATATTGTGTGAACAACTTAATAAAGATAAACTTTTAACATTTTCAGTATTCAATTGTAAAATACATTCAAATGTTGGTTCAAATCTGTGTAAATTTATTGTTAGACTTTCTGTATATATGTGGTGTAAAAGTGTAAATACAATTCTAAATGGCAAAGACCAGAAATTTATTAATGGTATAAAAAGTAAGTCAGAATATACTAAGACAGATCCTATAAAATTGGTTGCTTatagaaaatatgaaaaaaggagaaaacaattttttaaggACCGATCATAA
- the LOC126887644 gene encoding uncharacterized protein LOC126887644 isoform X2 — protein MYAITNCFVLILSCFVFLKIELRQSFTIIEMEQHTTRLKKCCVPGCTDSTSKRFRFPNPHDAMDMFLEWLKLIKTNRLSKYTPLRVYKNFCICSRHFKEEDRVPDVKSGRRGIIKGAIPRLFLPPQSKKCTSDYQDEENYLGYVRPSTSQQDRNMEQDRNARPSTSQQDLSSNMEQDRNARPSTSQQDIMERDIEETPAKKRFIDHDYAKSPTYQQDLSDNMEQDRNARPSTSQQDLSDNMEQDRNAGGKQQGRKARRGILKSIQISRKQYLTPKKRKMYTKIVASSNRIHKLAYRLSSYQEKLQAAKRLSETVPFRKLAEQVNPLTYTFILSQIRTQQQKLKGRKFTIDEKVLALTLFKGSGKGYKLLSKIFSLPSKRTLTNLLNKIKLNPGINEIMFEMLQKSVHKMTPRDRHCVLMFDEMFLSTRLQYNQKEDKIEGLEDYGTERCPNFANYINVFMIKGIYKQWKQPICYTFSDGATKSRKLKNLIIDVIKQLQNIGLTVVATVCDQGGPNAAAVNLLIQESRTEYLRIGQDYQYFGFLVNGKEIVPLYDTPHLFKGLRNNLLNKDLHFELHGKKGIAKWDHIEQFYQLDASEPLRICPKLTDEHVLRNKIKKMKVKNCMQVFSHQVGSLMVKLVEWKAEVNLCSEVADTGRIILFLDELFDSLNSNQKTAPVSKPLKGGVTLTSNHDQFWKRSLTVLNKMKFFDRKKQKFVSVPSLKNLNFTIRGFLYLKNKLLKTNNNYLLLRAFQQDALENFFGLIRSYRATDNSVSVSDAITTFKALVINNFMSFHSPESNCEKDVSEGALDTLRFFLTGEVLPGCTPLVPDLNYSLPMSVSNVKKTRVGRCTVTYVAGYVAKKVLKKVSCEQCKYNMLFRDKKGDTEFIEARQYNMSNLTVPGNLLTHYVSEALAKLFYLIPRVCHMQPLHSILCEQLNKDKLLTFSVFNCKIHSNVGSNLCKFIVRLSVYMWCKSVNTILNGKDQKFINGIKSKSEYTKTDPIKLVAYRKYEKRRKQFFKDRS, from the exons ATGTACGCCATTACAAATTGCTTTGTGTTGATTTtgtcttgttttgtttttttaaaaattgagCTAAGACAGAGTTTTACCATTATTGAAATGGAACAACATACAACAAGACTTAAAAAATGTTGCGTTCCTGGTTGCACCGATTCAACAAGCAAACGATTTCGTTTTCCAAATCCACATGATGCGATGGACATGTTTTTGGAATGGTTGAAACTAATCAAAACGAATCGATTAAGTAAGTATACACCACTACGTGTTTACAAGAATTTTTGTATTTGTTCTAggcattttaaagaagaagataggGTACCAGACGTGAAATCTGGAAGGAGAGGAATTATCAAAGGGGCCATCCCGCGCTTATTTTTACCGCCACAAAGTAAGAAATGTACCTCAGATTATCAGGATGAAGAAAATTATTTAGGTTATGTCAGGCCTTCTACTTCCCAGCAAGACAGAAATATGGAGCAAGACAGAAATGCCAGGCCTTCTACTTCCCAGCAAGATTTATCTAGTAATATGGAGCAAGACAGAAATGCCAGACCTTCTACTTCCCAGCAAGACATAATGGAAAGAGATATTGAGGAAACTCCAGCCAAAAAGAGGTTTATTGATCATg ATTATGCCAAGTCTCCTACTTACCAGCAAGACCTATCTGATAATATGGAGCAAGACAGAAATGCCAGGCCTTCTACTTCCCAGCAAGACTTATCTGACAATATGGAGCAAGACAGAAATGCTGGTG GCAAACAGCAAGGCAGGAAGGCAAGGAGAGGCATTTTAAAAAGTATACAAATTTCAAGGAAGCAGTACTTAACACCAAAGAAAAGGAAAATGTATACAAAAATTGTTGCATCAAGTAATAGAATTCATAAGTTGGCATATAGATTATCAAGTTACCAAGAAAAATTACAGGCTGCTAAACGTTTATCAGAAACAGTACCATTTAGAAAATTGGCTGAGCAGGTTAATCCATTAACATATACATTTATTTTGTCTCAAATTCGTACCCAACAACAAAAACTGAAGGGAAGAAAATTTACCATAGATGAGAAGGTCCTGGCTCTAACACTATTTAAAGGAAGTGGAAAAGGGTACAAACTGCtgtcaaaaattttttctttGCCATCTAAAAGAACGTTGACAAATTTATTGAATAAGATTAAATTAAATCCTGGAATTAATGAGATCATGTTTGAGATGTTACAAAAGAGTGTCCACAAAATGACGCCAAGGGACCGGCACTGTGTATTAATGTTCGATGAAATGTTTTTGTCAACACGTCTACAATACAACCAAAAAGAAGATAAGATAGAGGGGTTAGAAGATTATGGTACTGAAAGGTGCCCAAATTTTGCCAACTATATAAATGTGTTTATGATTAAAGGTATTTACAAACAATGGAAGCAGCCAATCTGTTATACATTTAGTGATGGAGCTACAAAaagtagaaaattaaaaaacttgATAATCGACGTAATTAAACAACTGCAAAATATTGGATTAACTGTTGTAGCCACAGTATGCGACCAAGGAGGACCAAATGCAGCAGCAGTCAACTTATTAATTCAGGAATCCCGGACGGAATATTTAAGAATAGGACAAGACTATCAATATTTTGGATTTCTTGTTAATGGCAAAGAAATTGTTCCTCTCTATGATACCCCACACCTATTTAAAGGCTTGAGGAACAACTTATTAAACAAGGATCTACATTTCGAGCTTCATGGAAAGAAGGGTATTGCTAAATGGGACCACATAGAGCAATTCTACCAGCTGGATGCATCGGAGCCCTTAAGAATTTGCCCAAAATTAACAGACGAACATGTGTTGAGGAACAAAATCAAAAAGATGAAAGTGAAGAACTGCATGCAAGTCTTCAGTCACCAAGTTGGAAGTTTAATGGTGAAACTTGTAGAGTGGAAAGCTGAAGTGAATCTGTGTAGTGAAGTGGCAGATACAGGtcgtataattttatttttagatgAACTTTTTGATTCTTTGAATTCCAATCAGAAAACTGCTCCTGTAAGCAAACCTTTGAAAGGTGGTGTTACCTTAACATCAAACCATGATCAATTTTGGAAACGATCtttaactgttttaaacaaaATGAAATTCTTTGATAGAAAGAAACAGAAATTTGTTTCTGTACCAtcattaaaaaatttgaattttaccaTTCgtggatttttatatttaaagaacaaattattaaaaactaataataattacTTACTGTTAAGAGCATTTCAGCAAGATGCTTTAGAAAATTTTTTCGGGTTAATTAGAAGTTATAGAGCTACAGATAATTCAGTAAGTGTGTCAGATGCTATAACCACCTTCAAAGCTTtggttataaataattttatgtcTTTCCATTCACCTGAAAGCAATTGTGAAAAAGATGTTAGTGAGGGAGCACTAGACACCTTACGTTTTTTTTTAACTGGTGAGGTATTACCAGGTTGTACACCTTTAGTACCTGACCTTAATTATTCACTTCCTATGTCAGTTTCAAATGTTAAGAAAACTCGGGTGGGAAGGTGTACTGTAACTTATGTTGCAGGATATGTAGCAAAAAAAGTATTGAAGAAGGTTTCATGTGAGCAATGTAAATACAATATGTTATTTAGAGACAAGAAAGGAGATACAGAATTTATTGAAGCCAGGCaatataatatgtcaaatttaacaGTGCCTGGGAATTTGTTGACTCATTATGTATCTGAGGCCCTTGCAAAATTGTTTTACCTAATTCCAAGGGTCTGTCATATGCAACCTTTACACTCTATATTGTGTGAACAACTTAATAAAGATAAACTTTTAACATTTTCAGTATTCAATTGTAAAATACATTCAAATGTTGGTTCAAATCTGTGTAAATTTATTGTTAGACTTTCTGTATATATGTGGTGTAAAAGTGTAAATACAATTCTAAATGGCAAAGACCAGAAATTTATTAATGGTATAAAAAGTAAGTCAGAATATACTAAGACAGATCCTATAAAATTGGTTGCTTatagaaaatatgaaaaaaggagaaaacaattttttaaggACCGATCATAA
- the LOC126887646 gene encoding zinc finger protein 227-like isoform X1 has product MEVKQETSEKTCKIEIDNNETCVDSLDAFKIEIKEEPKKESAYDAFVYLDVNTKVEQEQDEYKFTPFEENQTTNNEENCHQVENKMEIMETLHSSHKEKCTGQHTEGKISNKVTEVRTGQRSYKCEICFKQFTQASNLKTHLRVHTGEKPYKCEICLKQFNHKGNLKTHAKLHTGKTSYKCELCFKQFSEVGTLKRHLRVHTGEKPHKCEICFKQFSRAYVLKNHLKVHTGEMPYKCEICFKQFNLSSHLKVHLRIHTGEKPHKCEICFKQFTEASSLKTHLRVHTGEKPYKCEICLKQFNHKRNLKTHAKLHTGKTSYKCELCFKQFSEVGTLKRHLRVHTGEKPHKCEICFKQFSRAYVLKHHLKVHTGEMPYKCEICFKQFNLSSHLKVHLRIHTGEKPHKCEICFKQFNLSSHLKVHLRIHTGEKPHKCEICFKHFSIAHNLKRHLRVHTGEKHHKCEICYKQFSEAGHLKVHLRVHTGEKPHKCEICFKQFSEAGHLKVHLRVHTGEKPHKCEICFKQFSEVGTLKKHLSVHTGEKPHKCEICYKQFSQASHLKVHLRVHTGEKPHKCEICFKTFIHACNLKVHLRLHSGEELHKCEICFKQFSIAHNLKIHLRVHTGEKPHKCEICCKQFNQSQILKKHLRVHTREELHKSSY; this is encoded by the exons ATGGAAGTAAAACAAGAAACGAGTGAGAAAACTTGTAAAATAGAAATAGATAATAATGAGACATGTGTTGATTCTTTGGATGCctttaaaattgaaattaaagaAGAACCCAAGAAAGAAAGTGCATATGACGCGTTTGTTTATTTAGATGTAAACACTAAAGTGGAACAAGAACAAGATGAATATAAATTTACCCCATTTGAAGAAAACCAAACAACAAATAATGAAGAAA ATTGTCACCAAGTGGAAAATAAAATGGAAATTATGGAAACGTTACATTCATCTCATAAAGAAAAATGTACAGGTCAACACACAGaaggaaaaatatcaaataaagttACGGAAGTTAGGACTGGGCAAAgatcttacaagtgtgaaatttgttttaagcagtttacccaagcaagtaatttaaaaacacatttaagagtacacactggagagaaaccatacaagtgcgaaatttgtctTAAACAGTTTAATCATAAAGGCAATTTGAAAACGCATGCGAAACTTCACACTGGAAAAACGTCTTACAAGTGTGaactttgttttaagcagtttagtgaagTAGGtactttgaaaagacatttgagagtgcacactggagaaaaacctcacaagtgtgaaatttgttttaagcagtttagtcgaGCGTACGttttgaaaaatcatttgaaagtgcacactggagaaatgccctacaagtgtgaaatttgttttaagcaatttaaccTATCAAGTCATTTAAAAGTACATTTGAgaattcacactggagaaaaacctcataagtgtgaaatttgttttaagcagtttaccgAAGCAAGTAGTTTGAAAACACATttaagagtacacactggagagaaaccatacaagtgcgaaatttgtctTAAACAGTTTAATCATAAACGTAATTTGAAAACGCATGCGAAACTTCACACTGGAAAAACGTCTTACAAGTGTGaactttgttttaagcagtttagtgaagTAGGtactttgaaaagacatttgagagtgcacactggagaaaaacctcacaagtgtgaaatttgttttaagcagtttagtcgaGCGTACGTTTTGAAACATcatttgaaagtgcacactggagaaatgccctacaagtgtgaaatttgttttaagcaatttaaccTATCAAGTCATTTAAAAGTACATTTGAgaattcacactggagaaaaacctcataagtgtgaaatttgttttaagcagtttaaccTATCAAGTCATTTAAAAGTACATTTGAgaattcacactggagaaaaacctcataagtgtgaaatttgttttaaacattttagtATAGCACataatttgaaaagacatttgagagtgcacactggcgaaaaacatcacaagtgtgaaatttgttataaacagtttagtgaagcaggtcatttgaaagtacatttgagagtgcacactggagaaaaacctcacaagtgtgaaatttgttttaagcagtttagtgaagcaggtcatttgaaagtacatttgagagtgcacactggagaaaaacctcacaagtgtgaaatttgttttaagcagtttagtgaagtaggtactttgaaaaaacatttgagtgtgcacactggagaaaaacctcacaagtgtgaaatttgttataaacagtttagtcaagcaagtcatttgaaagtacatttgagagtgcacactggagaaaaacctcacaagtgtgaaatttgttttaagaccTTTATCCATGCATGTAATTTAAAAGTACATTTGAGACTACACAGTGGAGAAGAacttcacaagtgtgaaatttgttttaaacagtttagtatagcacataatttgaaaatacatttgagagtgcacactggagaaaaacctcacaagtgtgaaatttgttgtaaGCAATTTAACCaatcacaaattttaaaaaaacatttaagaGTACACACTAGAGAAGAACTTCACAAGTcatcctattag